A genomic segment from Dietzia psychralcaliphila encodes:
- a CDS encoding ATP/GTP-binding protein, with translation MPRRHRRAGAVGPVPRREGPGGGSLESGPSGDPDEYHVRRVPGSRAGKDYRCPGCDQLVTAGTPHVVAWPDRPGGDDERRHWHSGCWSGRANRGLTRRWS, from the coding sequence GTGCCGAGACGACACAGACGCGCAGGGGCGGTTGGTCCGGTGCCCCGGCGCGAGGGGCCGGGTGGCGGATCCCTGGAGTCCGGCCCGTCAGGTGACCCGGACGAGTACCACGTCCGTCGTGTTCCGGGCTCCCGCGCCGGCAAGGACTATCGTTGCCCGGGCTGTGACCAGCTGGTCACAGCCGGGACCCCTCACGTGGTGGCGTGGCCGGACCGGCCGGGAGGCGACGACGAGCGACGCCACTGGCACAGCGGATGCTGGTCCGGGCGGGCCAACCGGGGTCTCACCCGGAGGTGGAGCTGA
- a CDS encoding tetratricopeptide repeat protein, with protein sequence MTRPGNRPPSASEQKLAASLAGAVDLSGLKKRAEAQRAPVAAARAPGAAAGPATLIEVDEASFEQEVLVRSTQVPVVVELMSRRAPTVLTTLLSSLAEEAGGQWVHAIVDVDAAPGIAQAFQARAVPTVVAVAAGRPLADFEGEQPEDALRQWLAAVLQATEGKLSGMPEAEAGGEQEEVADTERDAAEDALAEGELATAEERFTALVGSRPGDHTLLEALRYVQAARRASEASDAGEGTVPAALRAADRALVSGEYEPAFAVLVDAIRVSAGDDRATLRARLVDLLEALPTDDPRVLAARRNLANALY encoded by the coding sequence GTGACGAGACCAGGTAACCGACCCCCGTCCGCCTCCGAGCAGAAGCTCGCGGCGTCCCTCGCCGGCGCCGTCGATCTGTCGGGGTTGAAGAAACGGGCCGAGGCGCAACGGGCCCCCGTGGCCGCCGCCCGCGCTCCCGGTGCGGCGGCCGGACCGGCGACACTGATCGAGGTCGACGAGGCGTCGTTCGAGCAGGAGGTCCTGGTCCGGTCGACGCAGGTGCCCGTCGTCGTGGAGCTCATGTCCCGGCGGGCCCCCACCGTGCTGACCACCCTGCTCTCCTCGCTGGCCGAGGAGGCGGGAGGTCAGTGGGTGCACGCGATCGTCGACGTGGATGCCGCTCCGGGGATCGCCCAGGCGTTCCAGGCGCGGGCGGTCCCGACGGTGGTCGCCGTCGCGGCGGGTCGCCCGCTGGCGGACTTCGAGGGTGAACAGCCCGAGGACGCGCTCCGCCAGTGGCTCGCGGCCGTACTCCAGGCCACCGAGGGCAAGCTCAGCGGAATGCCGGAGGCCGAGGCCGGAGGGGAGCAGGAGGAGGTCGCGGACACCGAACGCGACGCAGCCGAGGACGCCCTGGCGGAAGGGGAACTGGCCACCGCCGAGGAGCGCTTCACGGCTCTGGTGGGATCGCGCCCCGGTGACCACACACTCCTGGAGGCGTTGCGGTACGTACAGGCCGCTCGTCGTGCGTCGGAGGCGTCCGACGCCGGCGAGGGCACGGTCCCCGCGGCTCTGCGAGCGGCCGACCGCGCGCTCGTGAGCGGGGAGTACGAGCCGGCGTTCGCGGTGCTCGTCGACGCCATCCGGGTGAGCGCGGGAGACGACCGGGCGACGCTGCGGGCCCGGCTGGTCGATCTCCTCGAGGCTCTTCCGACGGACGACCCGAGGGTGCTGGCCGCCCGCCGGAACCTCGCCAACGCGCTGTACTGA
- the nucS gene encoding endonuclease NucS, translating into MRLVVATCQVDYVGRLTAHLPMAPRLLLVKADGSVSVHADDRAYKPLNWMTPPCSLSEKEHPEDPGQLLWVVENKAGEQLRITLSEIHHDSRHELGVDPGLVKDGVEAHLQELLAEHIETLGRGYSLVRREFMTAIGPVDILGRDADGVTVAVEIKRRGEIDGVEQLTRYLELLNRDPLLAPVSGVFAAQVIKPQARTLAEDRGIRCVTLDYDSLRGIESTDLRLF; encoded by the coding sequence GTGCGTCTCGTCGTCGCCACCTGTCAGGTCGACTACGTCGGCCGTCTGACGGCCCACCTGCCCATGGCACCCAGACTGCTGCTGGTCAAGGCGGATGGTTCCGTCAGCGTTCACGCCGACGACCGCGCGTACAAGCCGCTGAACTGGATGACGCCCCCCTGCTCGCTGTCTGAGAAGGAGCACCCGGAGGACCCCGGGCAACTGCTGTGGGTGGTGGAGAACAAGGCCGGGGAACAGCTCCGCATCACTCTCTCCGAGATCCACCACGACTCCCGGCACGAGCTCGGTGTCGACCCGGGTCTGGTGAAGGACGGCGTGGAGGCCCATCTCCAGGAGCTGCTGGCCGAACACATCGAGACCCTGGGCCGGGGATACAGCCTGGTCCGCCGGGAGTTCATGACCGCGATCGGCCCGGTCGACATCCTCGGGCGCGACGCCGACGGTGTCACCGTGGCTGTCGAGATCAAGCGCCGAGGTGAGATCGACGGGGTCGAGCAGCTCACCCGATATCTGGAGCTGCTCAACCGCGATCCGCTGCTGGCACCCGTGAGCGGGGTGTTCGCGGCGCAGGTCATCAAGCCACAGGCCAGGACCCTCGCAGAGGACCGGGGCATCCGCTGCGTGACCCTCGACTACGACTCGCTACGCGGGATCGAGTCGACGGACCTGCGGCTGTTCTGA
- a CDS encoding ABC transporter ATP-binding protein, with product MGAVRAPIETDPDLVLDLRDVSLRRDGRTLVGPVTWQVELDERWVVLGPNGAGKTSLLRIASALEYPSTGSAVILGEQLGRTEVTELRSRVGLSSAAVAGRIPGDEVVKDLVVSAGYAVLGRWREAYDQADFDRAADTLEMIGGEHLADRTWGTLSEGERKRVLIARAMMTDPELLLLDEPGAGLDLGGREDLVARLADMALDPDAPATVLVTHHVEEIPPGFTHAMLLAEGGVTATGLIDDVITSENLSLAFAQSIVVDAIDGRYFARRARRSGRHRRP from the coding sequence ATGGGGGCCGTGAGAGCGCCTATCGAGACCGACCCCGACCTCGTCCTTGACCTTCGTGACGTCTCGCTCCGGAGGGACGGCCGGACCCTGGTGGGACCCGTCACCTGGCAGGTCGAGCTGGACGAGCGATGGGTCGTACTGGGTCCCAACGGAGCGGGCAAGACCTCGTTGCTGAGGATCGCCTCGGCGCTCGAGTACCCCAGCACCGGGTCGGCGGTGATCCTGGGTGAGCAACTGGGCCGCACCGAGGTCACCGAACTCCGCAGCCGGGTGGGCCTGTCATCAGCCGCGGTGGCCGGCCGGATCCCCGGCGACGAGGTGGTCAAGGACCTGGTGGTCTCCGCGGGGTACGCGGTCCTCGGCAGGTGGCGCGAGGCCTACGACCAGGCGGACTTCGACCGCGCGGCGGACACCCTGGAGATGATCGGCGGGGAACACCTGGCCGACCGCACCTGGGGGACCCTCTCGGAGGGCGAGCGCAAGCGGGTGCTGATCGCCCGCGCGATGATGACCGACCCGGAGCTGCTCCTGCTGGACGAGCCCGGTGCGGGCCTGGACCTGGGTGGCCGGGAGGATCTGGTCGCCCGTCTGGCGGACATGGCTCTCGACCCCGACGCCCCCGCCACCGTCCTGGTGACCCACCACGTGGAGGAGATCCCCCCGGGTTTCACCCACGCGATGCTGCTGGCCGAGGGAGGGGTGACGGCCACCGGACTGATCGATGACGTGATCACCTCGGAGAACCTCAGCCTCGCGTTCGCGCAGTCGATCGTCGTGGACGCGATCGACGGTCGCTACTTCGCGCGGCGGGCGCGTCGCTCCGGCCGCCACCGACGTCCGTGA
- a CDS encoding maltotransferase domain-containing protein — protein MNDRLAIDEVRPLVSCGRFPAKSVVGEVLPISATVWREGHDALSASLVVRRPGGASSRTTMVPGMEADTVHALLTTDTPGMWSFRVEAWSDPFATWTSGIVKKMDAGQGADVLGNEFEVGARVLDTGAAQASAAGQTDRAALLADAAIALRGTGDARTRTAPALSAEVAAAMAAGPVRELVTFGQTYRVWVDRREAQFSSWYEFFPRSTGGWDEQGRPVHGTFATSRTHIDHAADMGFDVVYLTPIHPIGVVNRKGRNNSLTPEPGDVGSPWAIGSAEGGHDAVHPALGSIEDFRGLVEYSATRGVEIALDLALQCAPDHPWAQAHPEWFTVLPDGHIAYAENPPKKYQDIYPVNFDLDPEGIYAEVLRVVRLWTSLGVRIFRVDNPHTKPADFWSRLIAEVKRTEPDVLFLAEAFTRPARMFGLAKRGFSQSYTYFTWKTTKADLVEFCEQLLAHVDEARPNMFTNTPDILHESLQRGGPAMFAIRSVLAATLSPAWGVYSGFELFEWQPVADGSEEYLDSEKYELRPRDFAGAEAAGQSLAPWLRTLNRIRREHPALQQLRTLRFHAVDNDQIIAYSKLDPATGDCVLAVVSLDSHGVQEGTVTLDMAALGYSDDARFSVHDEVSGNEFHWGSSNYVRLEPWTAVAHIVVVPPCDEARRVELTYRTHIVD, from the coding sequence GTGAACGACCGTCTGGCCATCGACGAGGTCCGCCCCCTGGTCTCCTGCGGGAGGTTCCCCGCCAAGTCGGTCGTGGGTGAGGTGCTGCCGATCTCGGCGACCGTGTGGCGGGAGGGCCACGACGCGCTGTCGGCGAGCCTCGTGGTCCGTCGCCCCGGTGGGGCCTCCTCACGGACGACGATGGTGCCCGGGATGGAGGCGGACACCGTCCACGCACTCCTGACCACCGACACCCCCGGCATGTGGTCGTTCCGCGTCGAGGCGTGGTCGGACCCGTTCGCCACGTGGACCAGCGGCATCGTCAAGAAGATGGACGCGGGCCAGGGTGCCGACGTGCTGGGCAACGAGTTCGAGGTGGGCGCACGGGTGCTGGACACCGGCGCCGCCCAGGCCTCCGCGGCGGGACAGACCGACCGTGCTGCGCTCCTGGCGGACGCGGCCATCGCGCTCCGCGGCACCGGTGACGCCCGGACTCGGACCGCCCCCGCGCTGTCCGCCGAGGTCGCGGCGGCGATGGCCGCCGGCCCGGTCCGCGAGCTGGTCACGTTCGGCCAGACCTACCGCGTGTGGGTCGACCGCCGGGAGGCCCAGTTCAGCTCGTGGTACGAGTTCTTCCCCCGTTCCACGGGCGGGTGGGACGAGCAGGGGCGGCCCGTCCACGGCACCTTCGCCACCTCCCGCACCCACATCGATCACGCCGCGGACATGGGATTCGACGTGGTGTACCTGACGCCCATCCACCCGATAGGGGTGGTCAACCGCAAGGGCCGCAACAACTCCCTCACCCCGGAACCGGGCGACGTCGGATCCCCCTGGGCCATCGGTTCCGCCGAGGGCGGTCACGACGCGGTGCACCCCGCACTCGGCAGCATCGAGGACTTCCGCGGACTGGTCGAGTACTCCGCCACGCGGGGGGTCGAGATCGCACTGGACCTGGCGTTGCAGTGCGCCCCGGACCACCCGTGGGCACAGGCCCACCCCGAATGGTTCACGGTGCTGCCCGACGGACACATCGCCTACGCCGAGAACCCGCCCAAGAAGTACCAGGACATCTACCCTGTCAACTTCGACCTGGACCCCGAGGGCATCTACGCCGAGGTGCTCCGGGTGGTGCGGTTGTGGACCTCCCTGGGCGTACGGATCTTCCGGGTGGACAACCCGCACACCAAGCCGGCCGACTTCTGGAGCCGCCTGATCGCCGAGGTCAAGCGCACCGAGCCGGACGTGCTGTTCCTCGCCGAGGCCTTCACCCGTCCCGCGCGCATGTTCGGCCTGGCCAAGCGCGGATTCTCGCAGTCGTACACCTACTTCACCTGGAAGACCACCAAGGCGGACCTGGTGGAGTTCTGCGAGCAGCTCCTGGCGCACGTCGACGAGGCCCGGCCCAACATGTTCACCAACACCCCGGACATCCTCCACGAGTCGCTGCAGCGCGGCGGTCCGGCGATGTTCGCGATCCGGTCGGTGCTCGCGGCCACCCTGTCGCCGGCATGGGGCGTGTACTCGGGTTTCGAGCTGTTCGAGTGGCAGCCGGTCGCCGACGGCAGCGAGGAGTACCTGGACTCCGAGAAGTACGAACTCCGACCCCGGGACTTCGCAGGCGCCGAGGCTGCCGGGCAGTCCCTCGCCCCGTGGTTGCGGACCCTCAACCGGATCCGCCGCGAACACCCCGCTCTACAGCAGCTCCGTACCCTTCGCTTCCACGCCGTGGACAACGACCAGATCATCGCCTACTCCAAGCTCGACCCCGCGACCGGTGACTGCGTCCTGGCCGTGGTCTCGCTCGACTCCCACGGGGTCCAGGAGGGCACCGTCACGCTGGACATGGCGGCGCTGGGGTACAGCGACGACGCCCGGTTCAGCGTCCACGACGAGGTCTCGGGCAACGAGTTCCACTGGGGGTCGAGCAACTACGTCCGGCTCGAACCGTGGACGGCGGTCGCACACATCGTCGTGGTCCCGCCGTGCGACGAAGCACGTAGGGTCGAACTGACCTACCGCACGCATATCGTGGATTGA
- the mce gene encoding methylmalonyl-CoA epimerase, which translates to MTSTPASQPLLPSDLVVAIDHVGVAVPDFDAAVAWYRDNLGMENLHEEVNEEQGVREAMLGSPGRPEGSALLQVLAPLDESSTIAKYLDRNGPGIQQMAVRVTDIEAITAHLTGRGVRVLYPAPKSGTAGSRINFVHPKDAGGVLLELVEPAAGSH; encoded by the coding sequence ATGACCTCTACCCCAGCCAGTCAGCCCCTGCTGCCCTCAGACCTCGTCGTGGCGATCGACCACGTAGGCGTGGCGGTCCCCGACTTCGACGCCGCCGTCGCCTGGTACCGCGACAACCTCGGGATGGAGAACCTCCACGAGGAGGTCAACGAGGAGCAGGGCGTCCGCGAGGCCATGCTCGGGTCCCCGGGTCGCCCGGAGGGCAGCGCGCTACTCCAGGTTCTCGCGCCCCTGGACGAGTCCTCGACGATCGCCAAGTACCTCGATCGCAACGGCCCCGGAATCCAGCAGATGGCGGTCCGGGTGACCGACATCGAGGCGATCACCGCGCACCTCACCGGTCGCGGCGTGCGGGTGCTGTACCCGGCACCGAAGAGCGGTACCGCCGGTTCACGCATCAACTTCGTCCACCCCAAGGACGCGGGAGGCGTCCTCCTGGAGCTGGTCGAGCCGGCGGCCGGGTCGCACTAG
- the glgB gene encoding 1,4-alpha-glucan branching protein GlgB produces the protein MGKHQKKGRPAPGSSSKEPGRVPPPVDPEATWRTPEEVAGDRAGQTSASSAPGESTGEIPREALDALRSGTHRDPHSVYGAHRAGDGSVVRTIQPGATSVEIVLGERAVPMEPLGDGMFRATLSEQDVPDYRYRVTYPDGHTRSVADGYRFLPTLGEIDLHLIGEGRHERLWTVLGAHVRTYDTPGGPVTGTSFAVWAPNARGISVVGDFCAWNPIALPMRTIGSSGVWELFVPDVTDGAVYKFCIRGADGRTVDHADPLAVATEVPPATGSRVFTSGYEWGDDEWIAARATRDHSRLPMTVLEVHVGSWRPGLDYREFAHQLAEHVVETGFTHVELMPVAEHPFGGSWGYQVSSYFAPTSRFGTPDDLRYVVDHLHSRGIGVLVDWVPAHFPKDEWSLGRFDGTALYEHADPHRGEQPDWGTYVFDFGRHEVRNFLVANALYWAEEFHVDGLRVDAVASMLYLDYSRNEGEWTPNRYGGRENLEAISFLQEVNATVHREHPGVLTVAEESTSWGGVTAPTDTGGLGFSMKWNMGWMNDTLRYVGLDPLYRAHHHGEVTFSLMYAWSERFVLPLSHDEVVHGKGSMWQRMPGSSWDRAAGLRSLYAYMWAHPGKKLIFQGMEFGQVGEWNDVQGVTWENLEGWEGEYHRGILASVRDMNARYTENPGLWTLDDDPSGFSWIDANDSGHNALSFLRTDHSGSTIACVVNFSGSALSDYRIGLPDAGYWEEILNTDAEVYEGSGTGNLGGVHSEERSHHGRPHSASITVGPRAAVWLRHTR, from the coding sequence ATGGGAAAGCACCAGAAGAAGGGCCGACCCGCTCCCGGCAGCTCCTCCAAGGAGCCCGGGAGGGTGCCACCGCCCGTCGACCCGGAGGCCACCTGGCGGACGCCCGAGGAGGTCGCCGGGGACCGGGCGGGGCAGACCTCGGCGTCGTCAGCACCCGGCGAATCCACGGGCGAGATCCCCCGAGAGGCACTGGACGCGCTGCGGTCCGGGACCCACCGCGACCCCCACTCGGTCTACGGTGCCCACCGGGCCGGTGACGGGTCCGTCGTGCGCACCATTCAGCCCGGCGCCACATCGGTGGAGATCGTCCTCGGCGAGCGCGCGGTCCCCATGGAGCCGCTCGGCGACGGCATGTTCCGGGCGACGCTGTCCGAACAGGACGTCCCCGACTACCGGTACCGGGTGACCTACCCCGACGGTCACACGCGGTCCGTCGCCGACGGGTACCGCTTCCTGCCCACGCTCGGAGAGATCGACCTCCACCTCATCGGCGAGGGCCGGCACGAGCGGCTGTGGACCGTCCTCGGGGCGCACGTGCGCACGTACGACACCCCCGGTGGTCCCGTCACGGGCACATCCTTCGCGGTCTGGGCACCCAACGCCCGCGGGATCAGCGTGGTGGGTGATTTCTGCGCGTGGAACCCGATCGCCCTGCCCATGCGGACGATCGGGTCCTCCGGCGTGTGGGAACTGTTCGTGCCGGACGTCACCGACGGCGCCGTCTACAAGTTCTGCATCCGCGGCGCCGACGGCAGGACCGTCGACCACGCGGACCCGCTCGCGGTGGCCACCGAGGTGCCCCCCGCGACCGGCTCCAGGGTGTTCACGTCCGGGTACGAGTGGGGCGACGACGAGTGGATCGCCGCCAGGGCGACCCGCGACCACTCGCGCCTCCCCATGACCGTCCTCGAGGTCCACGTGGGGTCCTGGCGGCCCGGACTGGACTACCGCGAGTTCGCGCACCAGCTCGCCGAACACGTGGTGGAGACCGGCTTCACCCACGTGGAGCTGATGCCCGTGGCCGAGCACCCCTTCGGCGGCTCGTGGGGCTACCAGGTGTCCTCCTACTTCGCGCCCACCAGCCGCTTCGGTACGCCCGACGACCTGCGCTACGTGGTCGACCACCTGCACTCGCGCGGAATCGGCGTGCTGGTGGACTGGGTCCCCGCTCACTTCCCCAAGGACGAGTGGTCGCTCGGCCGCTTCGACGGCACCGCGCTCTACGAGCACGCGGACCCGCACCGCGGCGAACAGCCCGACTGGGGGACGTACGTGTTCGACTTCGGTCGCCACGAGGTCCGCAACTTCCTGGTGGCCAACGCCCTGTACTGGGCCGAGGAGTTCCACGTGGATGGTCTGCGCGTGGACGCGGTCGCCTCGATGCTCTACCTGGACTACTCGCGCAACGAGGGCGAGTGGACCCCCAACCGCTACGGCGGTAGAGAGAATCTCGAGGCCATCTCGTTCCTGCAGGAGGTCAACGCCACGGTGCACCGCGAGCACCCGGGCGTCCTCACCGTGGCCGAGGAATCGACCTCGTGGGGCGGCGTCACCGCTCCCACGGACACGGGCGGGCTCGGGTTCTCGATGAAGTGGAACATGGGGTGGATGAACGACACCCTGCGCTACGTGGGGCTCGACCCCCTCTATCGCGCTCACCACCACGGTGAGGTGACGTTCTCCCTCATGTACGCCTGGAGCGAGCGCTTCGTCCTCCCGCTCAGCCACGACGAGGTCGTCCACGGCAAGGGTTCGATGTGGCAGCGCATGCCGGGTTCCTCGTGGGACCGCGCGGCCGGGCTACGCAGCCTCTACGCCTACATGTGGGCACACCCCGGCAAGAAGCTGATCTTCCAGGGCATGGAGTTCGGCCAGGTCGGCGAGTGGAACGACGTCCAGGGGGTGACCTGGGAGAACCTCGAGGGCTGGGAGGGCGAGTACCACCGCGGCATCCTCGCCTCGGTACGGGACATGAACGCCCGTTACACCGAGAACCCCGGCCTCTGGACCCTCGACGACGACCCGTCGGGCTTCTCGTGGATCGACGCCAACGACTCCGGGCACAATGCACTGTCGTTCCTGCGGACCGATCACTCGGGCAGCACGATCGCGTGCGTGGTGAACTTCTCCGGCAGCGCGCTGTCCGACTACCGGATCGGTCTGCCCGATGCCGGCTACTGGGAAGAGATCCTCAACACCGACGCCGAGGTCTACGAGGGGTCGGGCACCGGCAACCTCGGCGGGGTCCACTCCGAGGAGCGCTCACACCACGGCCGCCCCCACTCGGCGAGCATCACCGTCGGCCCGCGCGCCGCGGTGTGGCTGCGGCACACCCGCTGA
- a CDS encoding acetyl-CoA C-acetyltransferase — MSADSTRTVIVSGARTPFGRLQGGLSSLSAPELGGIAIRGALEKGGVPAEAVDQVIMGQVLSAGVGQMPARQASLAAGIPQRVDALSINKMCLSGMTAIALADQAIRAGFSEVVVAGGQESMSQAPHLLPKSRGGYKYGSIEVLDHMAFDGLHDVPTDQPMGALTEARNAELEITREHQDEFAAISHQRAAAAWAEGRFADEVVPVTVKGRKGDTVVDTDEGVRAESTAESMGKLRPAFAKDGTITAGSSSQISDGASAVIVTTAARAEAEGWPVLAEIVGYGTVAGPDSTLQHQPADAILDACRRADVEVESIDLFEFNEAFASVGLHSTKALGVSPDKVNVNGGAISIGHPIGVSGSRVVLTLALELARRGGGLGAAALCGGGGQGDALLIRVPATS, encoded by the coding sequence ATGTCCGCCGACTCCACCCGTACCGTCATCGTCTCCGGGGCCCGCACCCCGTTCGGCCGCCTCCAGGGCGGGCTCTCCTCGCTGTCCGCCCCCGAACTGGGCGGAATCGCCATCCGCGGCGCTCTCGAGAAGGGCGGCGTGCCCGCTGAGGCCGTCGACCAGGTGATCATGGGACAGGTGCTGTCCGCCGGTGTCGGTCAGATGCCCGCTCGTCAGGCGTCGTTGGCCGCCGGTATCCCACAGCGGGTGGACGCGTTGAGCATCAACAAGATGTGCTTGTCGGGGATGACGGCGATCGCGTTGGCGGACCAGGCGATCCGCGCCGGTTTCTCCGAGGTCGTCGTCGCGGGCGGCCAGGAGTCGATGTCCCAGGCACCGCACCTGCTGCCCAAGAGCCGCGGCGGGTACAAGTACGGCTCCATCGAGGTCCTGGACCACATGGCCTTCGACGGCCTGCACGATGTGCCGACCGACCAGCCGATGGGGGCGCTCACCGAGGCTCGCAACGCCGAGTTGGAGATCACCCGCGAGCACCAGGACGAGTTCGCGGCCATCTCGCACCAGCGCGCCGCCGCCGCGTGGGCAGAGGGACGGTTCGCGGACGAGGTCGTCCCCGTGACCGTGAAGGGCCGCAAGGGCGACACCGTCGTGGACACCGACGAGGGTGTGCGTGCCGAGTCGACCGCCGAGTCGATGGGCAAGCTCAGGCCGGCGTTCGCCAAGGACGGCACCATCACGGCCGGTTCGTCGTCCCAGATCTCCGACGGCGCCTCTGCAGTCATCGTCACCACCGCCGCGCGTGCGGAGGCCGAGGGCTGGCCGGTGCTGGCCGAGATCGTCGGCTACGGCACGGTCGCCGGTCCGGACTCGACGTTGCAGCACCAGCCCGCCGACGCGATCCTCGACGCCTGCCGCCGCGCGGACGTCGAGGTGGAGTCCATCGACCTGTTCGAGTTCAACGAGGCCTTCGCCTCCGTCGGACTGCACTCGACCAAGGCCCTCGGGGTGAGCCCCGACAAGGTCAACGTCAACGGCGGCGCCATCTCCATCGGGCACCCGATCGGTGTGTCGGGCAGCCGCGTCGTCCTCACCCTCGCGCTCGAGCTCGCCCGTCGCGGGGGTGGCCTCGGCGCGGCCGCGCTCTGTGGCGGTGGCGGCCAGGGTGACGCCCTGCTGATCCGGGTGCCCGCGACCAGCTGA
- a CDS encoding DUF2550 family protein: MAITGIILGVVVLLVLAPVVAAVVYRLVVVRRDSTSVLVKRNGGDAWRHGAVRYSDTDLAFYRLLSVRFGADVRLDRTSLELGPRRQPTGHELDVAESGELIVSFSGHDRRGGIREGEICVGPAELTALLAWVEACSTDQVRSPARRRR; the protein is encoded by the coding sequence ATGGCGATCACCGGGATCATTCTCGGTGTCGTGGTGCTGCTCGTCCTCGCCCCGGTGGTCGCGGCCGTCGTCTATCGACTGGTGGTCGTGCGCAGGGACTCCACCTCGGTCCTGGTCAAACGGAACGGGGGAGACGCGTGGCGTCACGGAGCCGTCCGCTACTCCGACACCGACCTGGCGTTCTACCGGTTGTTGAGCGTGAGGTTCGGGGCTGACGTCCGTCTCGACCGCACAAGCCTCGAGTTGGGTCCCCGTCGTCAGCCGACGGGGCACGAACTCGACGTCGCCGAGTCGGGGGAGCTCATCGTGTCCTTCTCCGGCCACGATCGCAGGGGTGGGATCAGGGAGGGCGAGATCTGCGTGGGGCCCGCCGAGCTGACCGCACTGCTGGCGTGGGTGGAGGCCTGCTCGACCGATCAGGTCCGCTCTCCGGCCCGCCGTCGGCGCTGA
- a CDS encoding F0F1 ATP synthase subunit epsilon: protein MADIEVEFVTVERRFWSGTATMVVAKTTEGEIGIQSGHEPLLGELDAGGTVTVYTDEGKKVAAVQGGFLSVTANKVSILGETAEWSDSIDRAEAERALSEAGDDQAAAAAARGRLRAVEKAGA from the coding sequence ATGGCTGACATCGAGGTCGAGTTCGTCACGGTCGAGCGTCGTTTCTGGTCCGGTACCGCCACCATGGTGGTCGCCAAGACCACGGAGGGCGAGATCGGTATCCAATCCGGACACGAGCCGCTGCTCGGCGAGCTCGATGCCGGTGGCACCGTGACGGTCTACACGGACGAGGGCAAGAAGGTCGCCGCGGTGCAGGGCGGGTTCCTCTCCGTGACGGCGAACAAGGTCAGCATCCTCGGCGAGACCGCGGAGTGGTCGGACTCCATCGACCGCGCCGAGGCCGAGCGCGCGCTGTCCGAGGCAGGGGACGACCAGGCGGCTGCCGCAGCCGCACGGGGTCGCCTCCGCGCGGTCGAGAAGGCCGGCGCCTAG